CAATGCAGGAATTAATCATTATTCAGGCTTAGAATAATGCCACAACCAGGTGGCTTATTCAATCAATCAGAGATTTGATCAATTAGATTTGAAATGCCCTGTTTTTAACTTAAGCACTTCATTATTTCATTCAGTAGCTTGACGCCTTCGCCATCTAGGGtggggaattaaaaaaaaaaaaactttaccgcaacgccatctagcggtcaaatgTAAAACAGCATGCAAGAATTCCCTTTTCCTGCCCCAAAACGCGGAAATTTTCTCTGCTTGCCATAGGCCCATAGTCGaacatttaaaatgtttaaattcaATAGAATTCTACTGTcgaacatgaaaataattaaagaatttattggagttctattgtcgcgtagGGGAGTTAACTACTGtcgggcactggagttctattgtcgggtattttttataatatttaaaaaaaaaggagtttttATCATCTTAGGCctatgtctttggagttctactgtcgcatacatcgaattttttttttaaatattggggttttattgtcggtggagttctaCGGTCGCCAACTCGCCATAACGGCGGATTGTCCCCCCATCCGCCAGGTGGCGCGAGTCTCTTCGtgaggaaaaaatatttgccatttgtttACGAAACGCTGACTTGAAAGTGTCTTCCAAGTTGATTGGtgtcgatctacatttttagCCATTAAATGTAATTGGTAATGCTAGTTTAgatttcttaaattaaattaatcttTGACGTCTCTGTCTGAATTTCAGGCAATCTGGCAATCAACGGTTTTACTTTTGTTCGTTGATTTTCAGGTCGGAAATGGAGATCTCTTTGCTCAACTGTTGCAGAAATTTAGAACATGACAAAGTCTGAGCTTCATGGCTGTAGTATCATTAATgtggttttgttgcagccagctggtgaaaggtCTGATCGAGTCATGGTTGAGTTGCAGCTTCTGCATGCAGTTTATCGAGCTGGTACAATCCCAAGTTGCCCAAGCTGCAGGAAAACTTCTTGAATTGGTAATTTGATTGATATTATTGGTTGAAACTTGGGGAAAtcttatgttttttttgtttttaaaattttgcatTCAACTGATATGATCGCTACAGATTTAGTTAATAACTGGAGAGTAGACCCCTTCGCTTCTCTGTTGCAATTATGAGTTAAGACCATTATGGAAATGTGGAttacatttgttattttcaagttGGAAAACTTGACAACTACAAATTCCTTTGTAAGATTTATCAAGGTAATTCTGAGAGATTGTATAGTTTAACTTCATACTTCTTTCGTTTTGTTATGTCACATGAGATTCTGTTCCTTGTTAgtaacttgtttttgtttttcaatagccAGGTGAAGTCTGTGcttctttgttgcagtctaaTGGATTCGTTTCAGTCATCCAGTGAAAGGTGTGATTAAATTGAGCTGTTGCATGCTGTCTTTGGTGCTGATGTTGTCCTCTGGAGTGTGGGAGAGTCCCATGCTTCAAGTCTTCTGGGATCAGCCATATCTGAGTTGACGCTGGATCATATGCTGCATTGTGGTTGCCGAAATGTTGGACATCTAGTAGAACTGCAAGAAGACTccttgaaatggtaatttgataaaaattataagtTCTTACTTGAAGTATCATGCTTGGACTACTATAATTGCTtacattgtttaattttaacatttggggATTTCATCATGTCAACAGCtctttcctttgatcatatgtAAATTGAGTTATGGATTGTTTAAGGGGAATTGGTTGACAAGATAGGCAGATACTGTAgaagaatgtttttgtttcgatGCAGAGcactaaaaatttcaaatgaatttgtatTGAAATCTTAAATGAGTAATCTAGTTacatgtaaatttttgtttaaactataGTTATCAGATAGTGTTGCCATAGAATGTTTGGGTGAACTccatttgaagtgatttttttttttattattttatacaaAATGTCCATTGATCAaacattattttcaattttagtcATAGGTTTATGTTTACGTAGCAGTGATGTTGCTGTCCAATATGGcatgttgttgcagcctatactggtgaaagattttttgctTCGAGTtatgctgttgctgttccttGGTGCCAGACTGCTGGTGTTGTGCACAAAAGTTACATCCagttttaattgttatttgtgTCTATGCAGTTAACCGATTATATGTTGAAAAGGAACAGAAAAGTTTCTTGGTTGTGCTACATCAGTTACAtccagtattttttaaaattgctaTTTGCTTCTATGAAGTTAACCGTTTATATtttgagaatgaaaaaaaatagtaatacgAGGAATTTTTACgttgaacaaataataaacattaaACATGCCTTCGCGATTGGGAAACCAGCGAGGAGGAgataaggggggggggtagtTGATTTTCATTATCTAGAAAAAGTTGTGGTTTGTTTTAATAAGATAAAATCCTGTGTCTATCACATCCATATACCTACCTACATAACCACATTTATTCCTTAAACCCGATAACCTCCACCAACATTTCTCAAACCCCTATTTCCCCACAAATGTCAATTTTCTATAATATGTAAATGTAAGTAAATAAACCATTTATATAATATGTAAACctcatttttattctggaacacttacaaaataaataattcattaaacagagcgtccggtacgagacaattttttttgtgcgagGTTTTTTAGAAAGCAATCCGCCaaccaatttgacaaaaagtgataagTTGGTTTTCACAGAAATTGCGTCAAGacggttgaaaaatttctagttaaACAATCTCATGCAGAAAttagcatctagtctactggtgcaaattcaGATTCTTcaagcttgattaatttaggtgatgtgtCAAAAGCTATTGTTGGTaactaaaaaattgaactaatccactttttctgaatattttggatttagatcactttgttgtttttggattttcttgcgatctctcttcaaaatattctgaaaaagcgaattagttcaattttttagctACCTACAATAGCTTTTAACACATCATCTAAATTAATTAATcttaaagaatcgcaatttgcaccagtagactagatgctaatttctacatgagattgttgaactagaaatttttcaaccgtctgacgcaatttccgtgaaaacaaactatcactttttgtcaaattgggtggcggattgctttcgaaaactcgcacatgcagtgtcggcgtagatccagggagattacctggaaatataagaggagagaagagtgcgaggcaagtttttctggggagcgattagtcatactaggcttccgggttagaatCATGACCCtcagatcatgcgccttccaagtccccgttcgaccagagccctcccctcctcctggtttcacagcaggtgagtgaccaccggcgggcgttggttagtggttagttagggaaacggggccacagaaaagaagggagcccagaaatgcacttgtaatataatctaactacacaatttatcagtcttggatTACATCATTCTCTCGTCGGTTTTCAGTTTCACCAATGAAGTCCATGATcagtagcgaaggattaccctgtaagcagaatgaacgTTTAAttggatgacaataattttcaataagattGTAGCGACAAAAAgcatacctcaaatcaagagggACTGTGTAAGGAGCTAaatagggagattcaagggtagcagtcattgggttagcaaacaagggAGTAAGGGACCTCGTTGACTTTCTTGAACGAACATTACTTTTCATATTTAGGAAACTGAAGGTTAGAAactgtaaatgaaaaaaaaaacacatttttaaaataagtaaaagaataattaaacagttttAAGTATATTACTCACGCAATATTTTTCTCACCAAAATCATCATCTCGTCCAAGGAAAAGCCATCACACATCGCGAACAGCCAAAAATCTAAAGGGTAAAACTCCGTGATGTGTTGAGAGCAGGGTAGTAGAAGCCGGTtgggtagtcgaatgatgctggCCGCCTAAATTATGTTCATGTTGTAGGCCGCATCTTCTCGGTCATTACCTAAATGGctaaatcaagaaacaaaatgtaaacaaaatttgaattcagtGACATGACAATGAAGTTACACAGGTAACACCAATCAGCTTTCATAAGCAAtccagaagatggaatgagtcaAGTTCGATGACAGAACGAATGATCCGCGTTGAACGTGTGGTCATTGCCTTATTTTAGAGTGATAACAAGATGCTCCACTTTGGTCTTATAGGCAACATCTaaataagaaaccaaacaattgttaaaattgctattaGTATGACAACTTCTCTAAATTCAATGTAAACACAACTTACAATGATGATAGCATGATCACAATATTTAACctcgttttttgttgttgacaaatagggagattcaagggtagcagccaataacgggttagcaaacaaggaatcttcttttcttggaAGGACATAACTTCTCATATGGTCAGTCGTGCCAATTTAGAAAcctataaataaaacaaaaattcatattaTACTGCAATTAATAAAGTTCAGTAACATGATAAGTGAACTTTTATATACATGAAACCACAAATCAGTTATCCAAGATTCTCTataagatggaatgagagattgttCCATGCTGGGGTCGGTGATCTAGCAAGTTCAATAGAAACAACCGATAATTAAGATTAATCCTAATAAaacatgagaagaatatatgtttTAGCTTGaaataaagctagtgttggtttttacctgtatcatttcaatgacacatttagtagaatacaatgagtttgaacaaaatagttgacggtaGGTTGCATGACTTTCACGTTTACTATGACTGTGAGTTGATGAAAAACattaaggttatccaacatatagctacacggaatagaacacatcaccgacaagttatTACAGACGAAATCACTCGAGTTTACCTATGAATCATTGGTAATTTAATTTTCGAAGCTAGCTTAACGATGATTCATGATTGTTGACTACCCATATCTTTCCTATTttcctattgaaaatttttcgtctGGTCCGATCTTCCTTCTTTACTGCCATCTAGCAACAAATTTTGTCACCACGACAAACCACCTAGCAGACGTCCCTGCTGGACTGTCGCCAAGACCAAAGTTCACTCGTCTTTCAAAATCAACACAATGTTGGTTTAATGTGATTGTCATTGTACTTACGTCGTATgggtaaattaaataaatatttgcacGTTAAATTGCTTGTACAGCCTAATGAAAAGTCTTTGTGATAATCAATAATAACATGGCTAGTAGCCAAACGATTCGAGACTTTATTCTAATAAGCGAATTCTGTGAAGTCGAAGGGCCTCGTTGTGTTTTGACTATCCCAGCTGTTCTACCTCATCTGAATAACAATGAGAATTTcaatctggatgaatttcttctttacatAATGACAACAGATTATCAGAATTTTCCAGGGtatgtattttaaatttttcaaaattatttgggTTATTTCATACTTTTTTAATCCCACAGTGAAAAGTTGGATGAAATATCTGATGTGCCTTGCATTCGGACCAACATCATTCAGAATTTCCATGCCATCCTTCATTACTTTACTTTGAAGGATTCTCAGGCAAGAGGAGGTGTGCGTCCTTCTTGCATAGCTTACATTACTCAAAATCAGACAAAGCTCTATCgtctgaaaaatgaaatcctcAATGTTCTCAACATGTCTGCccaaatattgaaaaatgcAAACATGAGGTGGATAGGGAGCTTAGGACAGGATGTTGGAGTTCAGGTAGATGTGGACAGCTACATTACTTTGACCTCCTACAAGTAATATTTCTTTGATCCGTGACAGGAGAACAACACTATCACTAGTCTGCTTGACAAATGGAATCATCTAACTCAGCCAGAACCTGAATTAGGGGATCAAGAAAAGAAGCTTAAGCCATGGCATTTGCTCTGTCCCATAGGAATCTCAATTGTGATATCAGGTCTAATATTTGTGTATAAAATAACCTGTAGACCTCTGGAAGATCAGATCTTGGACCCAAAGGTGATTTGTTCAACTTATGATGTGTTTACCAACGTAAACCCCGATAATGTTGATTTTAAAGCTGTAATGTCTCAATTAAACAGTTTTATATTATGATCAGTTTGTATCGAGAATTCCAGAAAATAAATCAAGCAACACGGATATGTTTAGAAGGTAGCTTTATAGTTTATACTTGAATTAGAACTGGTTCTCCAAAGGTGTTTGTTGTATAACTTCAATGTATCTAGTACCCCAAAATTAACAAACCAACATAGCAAAtagcgaaagaaaaataacaaactgtTGATCAAAAGACTGGGGTTCGGCCAGTTGATAAAATAAACGATACTGGAATTATCAAGGGACACGAACGTTTCGTTTATCGAAATTGGGCGGTACTAATCCGCAATCCGATGCAATCCTTTCCAATTTCAGCAACGGTACAAACTTGACACAAGGATCCCTTCAATGAAGGTTGGTAAATTGAACTACAAAGAGGGCACTTTTCTTCTGGTTTTCCGCGATAGATGGGCGTGTAAGTTTTAGCGCACAAGTTGAACGGGTTGTGCTCATCGTAGTGGAGCTGGACTTCATCATTTGCACCTTTATCGCATGCCTGtggacacaaaataaaaaaaaattgagcatGAGTTACCACAATAAACTTACAGATGAAGTACCTGAAGGATTTTGCGAGTTTGTTGCGCCACTTCGGGTTTAGGTCCAAGTTCTAGGAGGCGCCGGGCAAAGGAGGCCGCAGTGCGGAAGTTTTTGAGTTTGAAACTAAGATTCAGCGCCGTTCTCAAAGTTAAGATCTGATGGATGGGTTGCAGCTCTGAGTGGGTGAAGTAGGCTGCCATTTCACAGCTACGCTTCTGATCCTCTAAACTCTCCTTGGGCAAATCTTTACGAGCGGCTTCCATGCTAAGGCCAACAATATACTCCCGACAGATGGCAATTAATTCTTGGGCCTTGCGAACTTCTTCTTTGTTGTCAACCACCAAGAGTGGAACATTTAATAAAAGCAGACGGAAACGATCAACAGCTTCATTGAATTTGCCAGCAGTCGTCAGTTGATAGCAGATCTATTAACCGAATCGAATATAATTTAACTACTTccccaaattgaaaaaactaaaataaaatgatggcCTACCTGAAGCCTTTGGGCTAAATCAGCCAAGCGAACACCAAGTGCAGGTAATCCGTGAACTTTAGAGGAGGCAGCAACCTCCCTCCAGTTCCGCTGTGGGTATGCGGCCAGAGAAGGTAGATTAGGCAATCCAGCAAACATAGTTCGTGATTTGGCGAAGGCTGCGGTAAACAATGGCCTAACAGAGTAAAAAGAAACGCTATGTTATAAGCAAATGACGAAGGAATTAACAGTTATTGTACGTACTTGAACGGTGCAAAATTAACGACACCAATCTGGTCATGGAGGAGACGGAAAGCAGATTCATAGGAGCCAGCCGAAGCGTGATCAATGACCAATTGCGAATGAGTGGCCCATCCTTGCAGAGGAGGCTGACCACGAGTGGGTGGCACGTAATACCCGCGGTCTTCGTCTTCACCTCCGTGAGCAGCAACGCTCAAATCGGATGGTAACTCTAAATCTTCATCACCCACTTCCCAGCCACCTTCTTCATCTCCGCTCTCGGCATTGCCAGCCGATCCAACCGGTTTATCTTCATCATCCAAACCAAGATCAGCATCATCTCCCCATCCATCAGGTTCACCGGCATCTTCCTCGGTAGCAACAGCAGATCCAGAAGCAATGGTACGAGCTGCCATGGCTCCATCGAAAAATCCCTGGTCcagttaatttcaaataaaaatgtttagctTCCCGTCCattcaaatctataaaatataACATAGGCGTACCTTGGAAACGGTCAACAATGGCCAGTTGGATTCCGCCTGAGCAATTGGAGGAGGCGGCTGCAAGAACACAGCAGATGGATTTACAGTAGGTACTGGTTGACCGGCTGCTTCCAGCTGTTGTTGCAGTAGTTCGGCCTCTTCATTAAGTCCATGGGTAGCGGCAGTAAGGAAAGCCAAGCTCGTCTAGACCATGTTTAAACATTACTATCATTCAAACCTTAGTTAACTGAACTGTATTACCTGTCCGCAGTTACGAAGCACCTTGACACGCTCTTGCATATCCCCTAGCAAAAGAGCCGATTGGTATTGACCCGAAGTGTCCTTGCGAATTTCAGCAATCTTCATCATCTTTCTAAGCTTGTCGAGGTTGCCAGTAATCAGATACAAAAAGGCCAACTTGTTGAAATTCTTTGTCCTTTGATAGCACATCTCAACGACCTGGTGGTTGCCTATGGAATTCAATATAAAGTAAGTTAACATtatgaagaacaaaaaatcacTAGCGAGAATCCTTACCTTGAAGAAGGGCAGCTTCGCCAAGTTTCTCCCAACAAAACTTGTCGTCTAGAGCCTTGGCAGCTTCAAGAGCTGCTTCAATGTTGCCACATTGGAGAGCCAGGGCCAGTCGAGTCTTTTCGTCTTTGACAAAGTGAAGGGCAACCTCAGGATAGCCTTTTTGCTGCAAATAAGCGATGATCGATTGGCCGACAAGTTTGGCGTGTCGAACCATGTGCAACACTTCGTCGTACTTTCGGTTGACCAGGGCCAACTTGAAGCAGTACTCGGTGGGATCCACCTGGAACATGCGGGGGCGAGCATCGCGATCCAAACAATAGATAGCCTTGCCCTTGACACGGGTGAGGTACACGGGCAGATCTAGGGTGCGGATGATGCCGTGATCGCCGTTGATCAATGAATACTTGATGTGGTGGCTAGTGGTGTAGATCAGAACACCAGAATCTTCCCAGGTAGCAGACTTGAGTCTGGCGTTCTCCTGGATAGTGCACAGCACTTCAAGACGACGGTTGGCGATGGTCAAGACGTGCTTGCCCAGTAATGCAACGTGACTCATGTCCGCCGACCAAACGACGTGGCGACATTTAGTCATTTTAACCTGCATAGCAAATTTTGAATGAACATGGTTGTTCTTGGAATGACCTACTTGCTTAGTTTTATTACCTGTCCAGCACTACGTTTCTGTTGGATGTCAAATAAGGTCAAGCCTTCCGTATCACGGAGTAAAACGCATCCAGTACCAGCATAAAAGATTTCATCACATGGAGGTGTCTGAATTTTCTTGCTGACTtcgttcttttcgtttttgatgacgatctaaaaaatgaaaaatgaaataaaattattgtagAAAACCAACATTAACACGGTGTTTGTAGTCGTGACATACCGTGTGGTTACGATCCAAGACAGCGAAACGATTACGAGCGACCCAGATGGCAGTCACACCTGTTGAACGTTTACCATCGCCACCATCTTGCGGACAATCGGCTTCAACTGGAACCGAGTAGAGCTCGTAGATGGAATTGTCTAAATTGGCAGCGCGAGTGACAACCAGAACAGATTGCTCGGCCGGATTGTACGAGATGCTGTGGATCGGCGTGCGAGCGTTGCCCCTCAACTGCAGCAAACCGGTATCTTTCGACGTGGTGAGATCCAATCGACGAAGAGTACGCTCCTTGACGTAAAATAGCAGATTACCGTGCAAGCTGTACGCAGGCCTTTCTCGCTCCAGCTTAAAGATCACCATTCCGGAATCGTGCCCTGAATAAATAACACATTAGCATCATTAGCGTGATCCAACTTGAAATGTTACAAAATGCTGACATACCGGCTGCGAATAGCCCCAAAGTCGGATGGGCAGCCATAACCCAGAAACGGTCGTGTTCACGACGGAAAGTGTTGAGGCACGTCCTCTTCGTGAGGTCCCACACGCGGATACTCTTGTCTTCCGAGTTGGAAAGGATCAGCTCTTGTTTAGGATGGAACAAGACGCAAGAAACATTGTTGTAATGGCCACGGCACGTATCGACTTCCCATGCCTGTTCACAATACGGAGAAACAAAAACGTTATTTTCAGAAG
This sequence is a window from Daphnia pulicaria isolate SC F1-1A chromosome 7, SC_F0-13Bv2, whole genome shotgun sequence. Protein-coding genes within it:
- the LOC124349955 gene encoding uncharacterized protein LOC124349955 isoform X2 translates to MVEGPRCVLTIPAVLPHLNNNENFNLDEFLLYIMTTDYQNFPGEKLDEISDVPCIRTNIIQNFHAILHYFTLKDSQARGGVRPSCIAYITQNQTKLYRLKNEILNVLNMSAQILKNANMRWIGSLGQDVGVQENNTITSLLDKWNHLTQPEPELGDQEKKLKPWHLLCPIGISIVISGLIFVYKITCRPLEDQILDPKVICSTYDVFTNVNPDNVDFKAVMSQLNSFIL
- the LOC124349955 gene encoding guanine nucleotide exchange protein smcr8a-like isoform X1 translates to MASSQTIRDFILISEFCEVEGPRCVLTIPAVLPHLNNNENFNLDEFLLYIMTTDYQNFPGEKLDEISDVPCIRTNIIQNFHAILHYFTLKDSQARGGVRPSCIAYITQNQTKLYRLKNEILNVLNMSAQILKNANMRWIGSLGQDVGVQENNTITSLLDKWNHLTQPEPELGDQEKKLKPWHLLCPIGISIVISGLIFVYKITCRPLEDQILDPKVICSTYDVFTNVNPDNVDFKAVMSQLNSFIL
- the LOC124349402 gene encoding coatomer subunit alpha-like isoform X1, with the protein product MLTKFETKSARVKGLSFHPKRPWILTSLHSGVIQLWDYRMCALLDKFDEHDGPVRGICFHSQQPLFVSGGDDYKIKVWNYKLRRCQFTLSGHMDYIRTTVFHHEYPWILSASDDQTIRIWNWQSRACVSVLTGHNHYVMCAQFHPTEDLIVSASLDQTVRVWDISGINSCQPFFAVKITSLFLFLLGLRKKNVAPGPGGLDEHLRNPGATDLFGQADAVVRHVLEGHDRGVNWAAFHPTLPLVISGADDRQIKLWRMSESKAWEVDTCRGHYNNVSCVLFHPKQELILSNSEDKSIRVWDLTKRTCLNTFRREHDRFWVMAAHPTLGLFAAGHDSGMVIFKLERERPAYSLHGNLLFYVKERTLRRLDLTTSKDTGLLQLRGNARTPIHSISYNPAEQSVLVVTRAANLDNSIYELYSVPVEADCPQDGGDGKRSTGVTAIWVARNRFAVLDRNHTIVIKNEKNEVSKKIQTPPCDEIFYAGTGCVLLRDTEGLTLFDIQQKRSAGQVKMTKCRHVVWSADMSHVALLGKHVLTIANRRLEVLCTIQENARLKSATWEDSGVLIYTTSHHIKYSLINGDHGIIRTLDLPVYLTRVKGKAIYCLDRDARPRMFQVDPTEYCFKLALVNRKYDEVLHMVRHAKLVGQSIIAYLQQKGYPEVALHFVKDEKTRLALALQCGNIEAALEAAKALDDKFCWEKLGEAALLQGNHQVVEMCYQRTKNFNKLAFLYLITGNLDKLRKMMKIAEIRKDTSGQYQSALLLGDMQERVKVLRNCGQTSLAFLTAATHGLNEEAELLQQQLEAAGQPVPTVNPSAVFLQPPPPIAQAESNWPLLTVSKGFFDGAMAARTIASGSAVATEEDAGEPDGWGDDADLGLDDEDKPVGSAGNAESGDEEGGWEVGDEDLELPSDLSVAAHGGEDEDRGYYVPPTRGQPPLQGWATHSQLVIDHASAGSYESAFRLLHDQIGVVNFAPFKPLFTAAFAKSRTMFAGLPNLPSLAAYPQRNWREVAASSKVHGLPALGVRLADLAQRLQICYQLTTAGKFNEAVDRFRLLLLNVPLLVVDNKEEVRKAQELIAICREYIVGLSMEAARKDLPKESLEDQKRSCEMAAYFTHSELQPIHQILTLRTALNLSFKLKNFRTAASFARRLLELGPKPEVAQQTRKILQACDKGANDEVQLHYDEHNPFNLCAKTYTPIYRGKPEEKCPLCSSIYQPSLKGSLCQVCTVAEIGKDCIGLRISTAQFR
- the LOC124349402 gene encoding coatomer subunit alpha-like isoform X2 — its product is MLTKFETKSARVKGLSFHPKRPWILTSLHSGVIQLWDYRMCALLDKFDEHDGPVRGICFHSQQPLFVSGGDDYKIKVWNYKLRRCQFTLSGHMDYIRTTVFHHEYPWILSASDDQTIRIWNWQSRACVSVLTGHNHYVMCAQFHPTEDLIVSASLDQTVRVWDISGLRKKNVAPGPGGLDEHLRNPGATDLFGQADAVVRHVLEGHDRGVNWAAFHPTLPLVISGADDRQIKLWRMSESKAWEVDTCRGHYNNVSCVLFHPKQELILSNSEDKSIRVWDLTKRTCLNTFRREHDRFWVMAAHPTLGLFAAGHDSGMVIFKLERERPAYSLHGNLLFYVKERTLRRLDLTTSKDTGLLQLRGNARTPIHSISYNPAEQSVLVVTRAANLDNSIYELYSVPVEADCPQDGGDGKRSTGVTAIWVARNRFAVLDRNHTIVIKNEKNEVSKKIQTPPCDEIFYAGTGCVLLRDTEGLTLFDIQQKRSAGQVKMTKCRHVVWSADMSHVALLGKHVLTIANRRLEVLCTIQENARLKSATWEDSGVLIYTTSHHIKYSLINGDHGIIRTLDLPVYLTRVKGKAIYCLDRDARPRMFQVDPTEYCFKLALVNRKYDEVLHMVRHAKLVGQSIIAYLQQKGYPEVALHFVKDEKTRLALALQCGNIEAALEAAKALDDKFCWEKLGEAALLQGNHQVVEMCYQRTKNFNKLAFLYLITGNLDKLRKMMKIAEIRKDTSGQYQSALLLGDMQERVKVLRNCGQTSLAFLTAATHGLNEEAELLQQQLEAAGQPVPTVNPSAVFLQPPPPIAQAESNWPLLTVSKGFFDGAMAARTIASGSAVATEEDAGEPDGWGDDADLGLDDEDKPVGSAGNAESGDEEGGWEVGDEDLELPSDLSVAAHGGEDEDRGYYVPPTRGQPPLQGWATHSQLVIDHASAGSYESAFRLLHDQIGVVNFAPFKPLFTAAFAKSRTMFAGLPNLPSLAAYPQRNWREVAASSKVHGLPALGVRLADLAQRLQICYQLTTAGKFNEAVDRFRLLLLNVPLLVVDNKEEVRKAQELIAICREYIVGLSMEAARKDLPKESLEDQKRSCEMAAYFTHSELQPIHQILTLRTALNLSFKLKNFRTAASFARRLLELGPKPEVAQQTRKILQACDKGANDEVQLHYDEHNPFNLCAKTYTPIYRGKPEEKCPLCSSIYQPSLKGSLCQVCTVAEIGKDCIGLRISTAQFR